TTAAATCCTTTAAGACATCATTGGGGGATTCTAAGTATCAGATGCTGTAAAGCTGCCTCGGAATGAATTGACCCATTTATGCAGAAATGCAACAGGTCCTCCCCACCCATCACCacaacatatattttaaagtgatttttctgatggtgatggtggagcttTACTGTCTATTGATAGCCTCTTACTCAGTGGAGAAGATGGCTGGCTCCAGGATTGAGTTCAGTAGATAAATTCAGAGCCCAAACAAAAGAAACAGGTTTATACTACAATTTAACTCAGAACATTCATCAGTACTACACTTTATAAAGCGGATCAGCTGTGAACCATAACAAAGACTAGATTAAGTCAGTATGGTGAAAAAGGGAGTGCAATGAGGCATACTGCTTATGTCACTTCTTACCTGACTCATGTTGCTAGCTGAAACTGTTGTTGGCTAACAATGAGTGTACAAGAAACTGTTCCAAACATTGTCCCCAATTCAATTTAAGGCTTAGGGGTATTCAGCTACAAAGTTATATGAATATGAGTTCGAATACAAAAAACTTTAGTGATTAGCTATATTATAATTCTTGAGGAAAACAAAACTGTCTAAATTGTACCTTTTGAGAGTAAATTAAATCCTTATTTTCTTTGCCAGAGAtcttaagaaagtgaaaatgggttattaagaaaaattacattttagtCAGTGTGCTTTCTATCCATTTCTTTCAAAAGcaaatgttttgatatttttatcaaCTTGTGTTCCCTTTATTTTGAGTAGGGGATAAAGACTACTGCTAGTCACCTTAGAAAAAAGGAGCTAGAACCATGGGGCTTTTAATCACATGGGACTTTCATTCTTCTACCAATAATTATTTTAGTGCTGTGTGGTACATGGACTGTACTAGATCCTGTAGGGACAGAAAGGGACTGAACACTATCTCCAAAGAACTTCAGACCTAGGAAAGGGCATGCaatttcaattcttgtttttgttggttCCTTTTGTTAAAAGGCAAAGAATGTTGTCTGAAATCCCTCGCTCCAAGATTGTGAGAAGATGGGAAGATGGACATTAATAAATATCTATTCAATCAATTAACTTATGTCctgtcatttcttctttgctATTCCAAAAACATTACTGAGTTTGTGATTGTGACTAGTAAAATCTCATAAACAAGCTCCAGAGGTTGTACATATAAAAGGCAGTACAGAAATTAAATCTAACTTTCATCACAGGTAGAGTATGCAAACATTTCTTTATAGCCTGAAGACACTCATACCTGGCAGAACCAGAGCTCCTAGCAGTCAAGTCAGGTCTGTCTGAACAATTTAAGGCACTAAGAGTGACCAATGAGACGTTATTTCCTGAGTTATTgctcacattttatttaataatcagataatgtattttaaaaaaaaaatctacaaacaaTGTACACCCCCCCCCCATCATCTCACATGCTGCTCCTTAGTTATGACATAAGGACTAACCAAAACCTTCCAAGTTAGTTAATGGGGATTAAAATGCAGgttccttttctctctcaataGCTTATACATCTTTCTCTCACACTCACTACACTCGCTCAGGCAGGAAAAACTTGCCCCAGTATCGCCCTTTCTGGGTCAAGTCATATGGGCTCAATACTTTCCGAATCCCCAACATGTTGGCAGTGGCTATGCGTTCAAAGGTCCAGGGGTTTTGGTTGTTACATTCTCGTTCCTCTTGATCTTTCCGCATTTTCTCTAGAGTCTCACGGCTCACGGCCTTCGCTGAGAAAGGCAACTTGTGTGCAACCTGGTTGAGGAAACCTTCTACCTCTCTGAATTCACAGCGCCCACCCATCTCTACTATGAGACATCCGGTCTTCACGGGTGTCACGTAGTGATCAATGGCACCCTTGCCCCCGCCCATGCGCTGCCCCATGCCCTTGCGGGTGATGGGTTTGAAAGGGGCCGGTATCCGCCATATGGCAAACATGTTCTTGGGGTCCATAGAGCGGTTGATTGTCAGGCGTATCATTTCAAAATGGCCCCAATGGAGGTAACCA
This region of Tamandua tetradactyla isolate mTamTet1 chromosome 9, mTamTet1.pri, whole genome shotgun sequence genomic DNA includes:
- the MRPL16 gene encoding large ribosomal subunit protein uL16m encodes the protein MWRRVSRAGGLLPRVPLSGSWTTPPASAGLKTLLPVPSFEDVSIPEKSKLRFIERAPLVPKVKREPKNLRDIRGPSTKATEFTEGNFAILALGGGYLHWGHFEMIRLTINRSMDPKNMFAIWRIPAPFKPITRKGMGQRMGGGKGAIDHYVTPVKTGCLIVEMGGRCEFREVEGFLNQVAHKLPFSAKAVSRETLEKMRKDQEERECNNQNPWTFERIATANMLGIRKVLSPYDLTQKGRYWGKFFLPERV